A stretch of Pangasianodon hypophthalmus isolate fPanHyp1 chromosome 9, fPanHyp1.pri, whole genome shotgun sequence DNA encodes these proteins:
- the sfxn1 gene encoding sideroflexin-1 — MAAELSTSINIKEPRWDQGTFVGRAKHFFTVTDPRNVLLSNEQLEKARRIIQDYRQGVVTPGLTEDELWRAKYIFDSAFHPDTGEKMLLIGRMSAQVPMNMTITGCMMTFYRTTPAVLFWQWINQSFNAIVNYTNRSGDAPITVNQLGTAYVSATTGAVATALGLNSLAKHVSPLVGRFVPFAAVAAANCINIPLMRQRELKHGIPVMDENGNRLGESSKAAQQAISQVVISRILMASPGMAIPPFLMNSLEKKAFLKRFPWMSAPIQVGLVGFCLVFATPLCCALFPQKSSMAVSRLEPELQEKIRSDHPGVERVYFNKGL; from the exons ATGGCGGCCGAGCTCTCCACCTCGATAAACATCAAAGAGCCTCGCTGGGATCAGGGGACCTTCGTGGGCAGAGCCAAGCATTTCTTCACCGTCACAGACCCACGCAACGTTCTGCTGTCTAACGAGCAGCTCGAGAAAGCACGCAGGATCATTCAGGATTACAG ACAGGGAGTGGTGACTCCAGGTCTGACAGAAGATGAGCTCTGGAGGGCCAAATACATTTTTGACTCTGCGTTCCATCCAGACACGGGTGAGAAGATGCTGCTGATCGGCCGCATGTCAGCTCAGGTGCCCATGAATATGACCATCACCGGCTGCATGATGACCTTCTACAG GACGACTCCAGCAGTGCTGTTCTGGCAGTGGATCAATCAGTCCTTTAATGCAATAGTCAACTACACCAACCGCAGTGGTGATGCTCCCATTACAGTAAA TCAGCTTGGCACGGCGTATGTATCGGCTACGACAGGAGCTGTGGCCACGGCTTTAGGACTCAACTCTCTAGCAAAG CACGTCTCCCCACTTGTAGGACGTTTTGTGCCATTTGCTGCTGTAGCTGCTGCTAACTGTATCAACATTCCGCTGATGAGGCAAAG AGAGCTGAAGCACGGCATTCCAGTGATGGATGAGAACGGAAATCGGTTAGGGGAGTCTTCGAAAGCGGCGCAGCAGGCAATCTCACAAGTGGTGATCTCCAGAATCCTCATGGCCTCTCCTGGAATGG caattccACCATTTTTAATGAACTCCCTGGAGAAGAAAGCATTCCTGAAG AGGTTCCCGTGGATGAGTGCACCCATTCAGGTCGGCCTGGTGGGATTCTG CTTGGTGTTTGCCACTCCGCTGTGCTGTGCGCTGTTCCCACAGAAGAG ctcgaTGGCTGTGAGCCGTCTGGAGCCTGAGCTGCAGGAGAAGATCCGCTCAGATCACCCGGGAGTGGAGAGAGTTTACTTCAACAAAGGATTATGA